A stretch of DNA from Malus sylvestris chromosome 9, drMalSylv7.2, whole genome shotgun sequence:
CCTCACCAAAGGTCTTTACAAGCCTCACTTTCACGTTTTGCGTTCCAAACTTGTCACTTCGAGACTGCCAAGTTTGCTGGGAGGGTTGTTAGTCTAGAAGATTTTGTATAAGTTTTATGTGGGCTAGGTTTTATAAATCCCTGTGGGCCAACGTTTTCTTGCACTCCAAGTAACTTTACTAGTATGTATTTGTAATCTTGTGAATCAAGGAAAATAACGAAATTACTATTCTACAGAACTCTAACCGATCTTCTAGTTgtgaaaaaatattaaaattttgctTTCTCAGCAAAGTACAGAATTTGTGCAAGACTAGGTTTGCATGACATCTTTTTTGAAGTTGCATTAAACACAACTCCAAATCAAGAAAACTTTACATGTGCATAGAAATTTAGACGGTATTATGAAATGTATAAATATTTCATCTGTACAGGTCATTGATGTCGTAGGAATATTGTGGGGCAAATGATAGAGCGGGAAAACATAACTTTGAACAAGTATAATTTCAGGGTTGTAAATAAGATAAGCAACTCACAgttaaatcacttgaaaacatgtaaattcattcaGCCAGTTCTGCAAGATCTGAACTAGTTCAATAGCAAGTAATTCTAAGACTACGAGATCTATGTGGTTAACTGGACCATTGCCGAAAACTAGTCCATTCCTCTAAAGTCTAAACTGTGTGCCAAGGGAAGAAGCCAAGAATAAAACCCTGTATCTGATCTAAACTGATGTTCCACAATCATAATTTCATCGATCCTTCGAGTGATAACCAAAATTCTTCAAGTACCATAACTCTGATTCAGCTGCGTGATTTGCTGTTGTTTTCTTATTTGAATGTGGAGAGCTAAAGCATTCCAAAAGAGTTTTTAAGGCGTCGTCTATCTCAACAATAACCTTGAAGGTGAACCTGTTTAGAACGGATCAGTTAAACACCTTAACCTCCTCTTGGATAATGCAAGTAAAACTACATGTGCATGGTTAGCGAAGATTGCAATGGTCCATATTATTAAAGAAGTAACAAAACAAGGAGTAAGAGATTAGATCGACTTATAGTTGTAAAATTAAAAGACGGTGTACTATATCTGGAAAACAACATTTCTTGATGGGGCAACTATGACTTGGGTCTGTAGAATGTAATCAACTATATTCTCATGTGGGGCGGTCCTTCCTCTTTGCAGCACTCGTACGTAGGGTTCTTCCATTTTATTGCAACAACGCATATCTCATACTACTGGGATTTTGCTGATAGTAGCTTCTTACCAGCGCCTGCTAAATTGATGATAATCGGAGTACGTCGTAGGATTTCATTCTTGGTCAACATATACAGATGTTCTTCTGGAAGCAACTTTGAGCAGAACAAAAGTTTTGACCATCGGAATACAATTACAACTTACTAGAAACAAAATTGGATTTCTCTATACAATTTATAATTTGTAATTCATAAAAGCAGCAATATCAATTTGCTAACTTTAAACTCACTGCATTCCAGGTTCAAACTCTTTCCTCTTCCATAGTGTAAATTGTAAATTAATATGGTAATATCGCTTGTATTTAAAACTACCACTGCAGCTCTGCTAATGCGGTAAGCTGCTTTCATAACAAGTTTAGCCCAAGTTCCAAGAAACTTTAAAATCCTTCATCCGAAAGCACCAgaaatctttttatttaaagaaaaaaaaggtaaattacatagtagcttCTCAaatttgaggtctattacaacctcatacaacatctttaaaacatttcactttcatacctcacgtactattttatttcaaaataatacacctgttacattttccatccattgatctgttaagcgctgacgtggctgccacatttgtgccacatggttgccaaatgtgtgccacgtgacaaattttttttttaaacctaaatcttctaaattaaaaaaaaaaagataaaaaaccaaaacaaaagttGAAACCCACAACCCAGCAAACCCACTTTCCCCCCTTCCCAGCACCTCCCTTCCCCACCCTCACCTTCCCAACCCCACCTTCCCCAGCACCTCCCTTCCCCATCCCCACCTTTCCCAGTACCTccgttcccccccccccccccggcagTAGACCCACACCCACGACTCCATTACACTCCCCCGCCATCCAAAACCCAATGCTCTCGCCTCTCCTCTCCCACTCTCCGCCAAACCTCTCATTCCCTTTTCGATTGCAGTAGCCCGATCGAGGATTCATCATCGGCCTTCCAAATGTTCCTTCTCACAGCCTCAAGATCCTCTCCGTTTGCGAATCCAAAGGTGCTTTCTGATCCTCCTCTGTTAGATCTAAtccatttttcttttgcttgtcaCTTCTTATTTGGTCCGccattgattgattgattgattattTGAAAGTTAATTTTATGGATGCAAAATGATTTGGTTTTGTGGGAATAATAAGCTTATGGAATGTCCCACAATTTCACCACCCTTGCGCCCGCGCCCACCCTCTTCCCTCGTCTACACACCCTACTCTTTAAATCCACACCTATTCCTCCCATTTTCACCTCACGAACCCGGCGATGGCGGCGTAGACGGGatctggggttttttttttgggttgtagGTACGGGGTTTTTTTTTGGGCCCCTAACCTTGGGCCTAGcagccaaataaaaaaaagggaggggAAGGATAAGACTTTGGGCTGAAGTAACAAAGGaaaattacaaattttttaaatgCGACACTCAATATTTTGGTCCCTCAATAACTTGACAAAAATAAAGGCACCTCCCTCAGTATTCTTTCTTGATCAACTTGGTAGACTCTCATTACATGCTATTACACTTCAACACGGAAGTTTCCTGATTACTCAATGActtagatttttcaagtctctaaccgagaagctttcctcactcgggaacttggGGAACACTTTTGTATCATACTTTACAAATTCTGAAACTATCAAGCACCGGTTAACTCAATACCTTCTAAGTGATAGCgattttaccacttgtaaaacaaaggttaaaccatagaaaattcttgcaagagaacaagtgtttgtagtatagaatggctcaagcaaggtcgatctcctcagggactgatataaacaatttatgagtttttttgtatttaacttatttaactctaagaactacactaatttgacgaaactaaatactactggatgtgacttaaaacaaatatctaaaatgggaattggCTTATAGGAATAGTGAttcaactaaacaaaacaactaaaatgagcaaattcaagataaaataaatgattgaagaaaaatagattgacaatatgctagagttcaacctttaccaacaacactcctacatagctcttccaattgcttaaataattgaaaacacacatgctttgaaggttggattttccttgtgtatgttttacttgtgacattcaagctaaaacgcataccactacatgcaacttatccatgacatttggattaaatataaacatgagtgattcattaatcttggtgaaaatccttttgttaaaccatgtaatccctaagagcatgatatttaccttaggagagtacaatcctcaatcacaagaagcacaaccaattttaacgtgacattcgttcaaaattgcatccgataacctttctaagcatcctaatggtgatcaagcatcaaggtacatagatagtttaattcagtgattgaaaatatcaaagcacgcatgtaacaacacttaagcaattgaaagagaaatctacgtaatcatgttgcggctcatggcctcactctagcgaaaagaaattagttacacataattatttgaatacatagGAAATTATCCATGAAGaatcaaagaaaaagacaacCCATTTTTACAAGGAGGTTATCTCCTTGTGCTCTCCGATCCTCCTTCCATGTGGAGCTGCAGCTCCCTTATTTTTCTGCTATGTTGCTTGCTGCTTCTTTTGCTCTCTGCCCTCTGCCCTTCTTCTCTGCCGTGCTCTCCCTCTCTCGTCTAATGCGTTCCATCTACCTTCAGTTATTGCCTTCAACAAAAGGCAATAATTTTCAAAACCAACCAAAGCTACAAGTGGAAGACCAACCAAACTCCACTTCATAGTGGGTACCCCATGATCTCATATTTTCTACCATCTTTTCTTTCCCACATCCGTGTGTTTTCCTTGCCTTTAACCAAAAGCTTCTGTTTTTCTAATGCTACAAAGGCCAAATGAGTGGGATTGAAAACCCCATTGTCTGCCAAGTGATGATGACAAAGTAAAGCACAAAACAAGTGCTATtactttcttatttttattagcCACATGGAATGGGCAGATTTTGCCATAACGTTTAGTAGACCAAAGGTCCTTAGATTTCAATGAATGAGATGTCCTTAGAAAGCTTGAAAGGTCAGCTTAAAAAGCTAAGAAGGAAGTTTCCTCAATTTAGGCTTTAATTATGTACTTATCTCTTGTGCAACTTTCAGAGGTCCAAACTGCCTTGTCAGCACGGTGACCTGTCTTCATTCTTAAGTTGGGAACAATTGGCTTGGAATTTTGAgctgaaaatttgatatgatcatcTTTGATCTCTTGTGAATCAGCTCCAACTGGAATCACTAAAAAATTCCAACGTTTGCATACTTTTCCACCAAACTCAATCTTGCTGCTCCTAGAAACACAAAATGGCAAAACTCATAAATACTCAAAACTTCCAACTAAactagacaagaaaagaaatagaaaaaggggaaaatatatagtataaatatTGGTTCATCACTAAGACCTAGTGAAGGATTTGTATTAAGGCACATGCGGAACCATAAGAGTTTATATCCAATCAGAAGGACAAttacaacgcgacacgtgtcaacatccaaataaaactcCTAAAGTTCCACATCGATCGCAAACGAAAGTATGTgactctcctcaactataaaaAGAGACCATTCTCCTACAATCAATCCCTAAATGATATTATTCTACTTAACCCATTAATAGAGCTTACTAATGATGACCAAGTTGAACTTTTGTATTATGTAAACTCTACATTATCAATGAGAAGTCCTCTACTCTTGTGGACGTAACCCAGTTTAggatgaaccatgtacatcttgtgtttgcttccttatcTTTATTCTGTACATATTTCTTGCACTAGGCTACCGAAGCAATCTTGCAAAGGTCACACCTCGacactttacgttgttccaTAGTTAATATGAGTTCATGCATCAATAATTAGCAACTTGGTTACAAAATGGTCAGGCCTTCAGTCTGATAGGCATAAAGTTCTAGCCAGAATGTTGAAGCTAATTATTCCCTTGAAAGTTAAGTTGTTCAGCTCGTTGCTTCTTCAAAACAAGCTCCAAACAAGGAGCAAATTAAGTAGATTTATACTAGGTAATGATAAtacttgtgtttttttttttgtagcaaTGCTAATGAAGATCAAGATTATATGAAGTGTAGTTTTGCTACTGATACCTGGAAGCTAATTCCTAATCTTGACCTTCAAAATTCTCATATGGTAACTTCAACCTTCTCAGTTGGCTCTACTCTTCGCTATCTGATGAGTCTAAGTATTTACCAAGTTAAATAaatccttgttaattttttgacaGATAGGGAATAACAGAAACAATGCAATCTTTAAAAATACAAGGCCCCATCATGCGAAAGTTCCCATGTTAACTGCTGGAATTGGGATGGACTTCTTCAATAGTAACTTGAGTCCAGGGAAGAAGAATCCaaagtttgtgaatgaagttaTCAAATGGCATCCTCCTGACTCGGGTTCtgtcaaaattaattttgatgcaTATGGGCTGGAAACAATTCGGCAACCGGGTTTCTAATTCATGATGACAATGGATGCCTTATAATTGTTGGTGCTCATGCATTTTTGGCAGTTGTACCATCACGGTGGCTGAAGTTCTAGCTCTCAGAGATGCTTTTAAATTTGCCTCTTAAATTTGCCTACCACAAGGTTTTCACTAAAATCTCAGTAGAGGGAGAGTCAAAGCTTGTTATAGACGGGGAACTATAATAAAGGTTATATAAGACCTACATACAGTGTATGTTAGACTGTCCCTCCTGCCCAACTGAGCATCGTTGTGAACTAATAGACTGAAATTAGCATGGAGCGGGAAGGAAGATGTGGTGTTCCCTGGAGAATTCAAGACACAGTTGCAGATATTCAATGGTTGGCTTCCTCTTTCAGTGCTTAAGGGAAGCATGTTTATCGGAAGGGAAATTTTGTGCTAGTGCTGTGACTAGTTTAGGTCTTTCTTTTCTTAGTATGTATGCTTGGAAGCGTATACTCCCTGTGCAAGGCACACCTGCTTAAtccctgaaaataaaaaatcgctCCTTGGAAGTTGGAACATATGTGGGATCCACCACCTAGTAAGATTGTGCCATATGTGTCAATGAATTTGATTATAAGTCTTCACTAAGCATTAACATTCAACAACCAGAAAATGGTAAGTTTAAAAGAATAAATTAAGAATTGGAATTTTTTGGCTTGCTGTGCTTGAGTTGCAGAGTTGGAAAAAAATTTGTTAGCCTAGTGCATCCAAATCAAACCCACAAATGGAATTAACAGAATTAAGATAATGAgagcgaattttgagttttatataGTAAAATAATGACTTTTGAGTTTCATGGGGCTAAATGGGATCAAAATCGAGTTTCAGGGGCAAAATGGAGcgaattttatgttttaaagagTAAAGTAACGACTTTTGAATTATAAGAGCAAAGTAATATTAAAATCGAATTTTAGGGAGCATGGCTAAAAATAAGTCTTCATAATACCATTgtatataaaaaatttggatCGTACGGCTTTGAATAGTACGGCTCCGTGTAAAATTTGGGTACGCAATTCTGTCATTTTGGTTTTGGCAGGCATTAAGGTTCGGTTGAGGGTGGTTATTacacagagagagaaaaaagagagagagggggggggggggggcagcTTAGAGAGGGTGGAAGTGGGGAGTAAGGTCCCTGTGTGCACGATTTCCTCATTATTTTTCCACTGTGCGGGCATGCAGAGTGGGGTTTGGTGTGAGTGGCTGTTATAGAAAGAGGGAGAAAGAAGCCGTGtgatttagagagagagtgaggagtGGGCATGTTGAACAAGTGCAAGTTAGGGTCGTTTGTACGGGTCTTTGATTGGGTCAGCGGAAGGGGCAAGTACGGCCCTCGTGTGCACGACTTCCTCATCTTCTTTCCACGGTGTGTCTGTATGTGGTGATTCTGTGCGAGATTTGTTGATTGACAagataaaaaattgttttataaTATGTGATTTACTGTTTGGTTAGGTTTCAGCCAAtgcttttgtattttttttttatataaatcagGGGATTTAGAGAGTGCTTTCtatgttctctttcttttgctGCTTTAAAGACTTCCTtattctcattttctttttctaagtTCAGTTCTGCTATCCTCTGCGTTTTTCTCTTCGATGGTGGGTTGGCTCCTTGGGTGGTATAACTGCGTTTTGTTGTTTAGTTAAGTGTAAAGTAGCAAAAGACAGAGACTTGTCTGCTGTCATTTTTACTCTTTTTGGGTTGGTTTTGTTATTCTGTGCGTTTTCCTTATCTTTGAGTGGATATTTAATGTTAGGCTTTGTGCAATTGGAGGCCCAAGAACCCAAAAAGTAGAAGGAGAGTTGGGCTCGGACAAGTTGACATCCCAGGAAGAATTAAAAATCATTTTGGCAAGGAATAGGCAGCAAGCCTATGTGAGAAGTGACACTTAGAGGGAAGCTCATCCCTAGTAAAAAAAGTACTTTTCAAGGGCATGGATAGGTAAATAAATTGTGACTCACTTTGCTCCGGAGGCCATCACCAAAAGGTGAGGCTTGGATAGTCGGGCTAGA
This window harbors:
- the LOC126634190 gene encoding uncharacterized protein LOC126634190, with the translated sequence MKCSFATDTWKLIPNLDLQNSHMIGNNRNNAIFKNTRPHHAKVPMLTAGIGMDFFNSNLSPGKKNPKFVNEVIKWHPPDSGSVKINFDAYGLETIRQPGF